Proteins encoded in a region of the Burkholderia ubonensis subsp. mesacidophila genome:
- the argE gene encoding acetylornithine deacetylase gives MPTLDATAQVAADLADHDDASLVSLPWIKQLVSMDTTSRVPNLGLIETVRDALSAKGIASVITHDPREGWANLFATVPAHDGATDGGIVLSGHTDVVPVDGQQWDSDPFRPELRDGRLYGRGTCDMKGFIGAALALLPEMQATKLAKPIHFALSYDEEIGCAGAPLMIADLVRRGVKPSGCIVGEPTGMRPIIAHKGINAYRCCVRGHAAHSSLTPKGLNAIEYAARLICHIRDIADRFRAEGPFDALYDVPFSTAQTSTIQGGNAINTVPAECRFDFEFRNLPTLDPEQIFARIEAYAQETLLPQMRREHPNAAIEFSKIAAAPGLDATEQAAITQLVRALTADQDKRKVAYGTEAGLFERAGIPSVVCGPGYIEQAHKPNEYVELAQLAECEQFLRKFIRSMSVDAH, from the coding sequence ATGCCCACCCTCGACGCGACGGCGCAGGTTGCCGCCGACCTCGCCGACCACGACGACGCATCGCTCGTCAGCCTGCCCTGGATCAAGCAGCTCGTGTCGATGGACACGACGAGCCGCGTGCCGAACCTCGGCCTGATCGAAACGGTGCGCGACGCGCTCTCCGCCAAGGGCATCGCGTCCGTGATCACGCACGATCCGCGCGAAGGCTGGGCCAACCTGTTCGCGACCGTCCCCGCGCATGACGGCGCGACCGACGGCGGCATCGTGCTGTCCGGGCACACCGACGTCGTGCCCGTCGACGGCCAGCAGTGGGACAGCGACCCGTTCCGCCCGGAACTCCGCGACGGCCGCCTGTACGGCCGCGGTACCTGTGACATGAAGGGCTTCATCGGCGCGGCGCTCGCGCTGTTGCCCGAGATGCAGGCGACGAAGCTCGCGAAGCCGATCCATTTCGCGCTTTCCTACGACGAGGAAATCGGCTGCGCGGGCGCGCCGCTGATGATCGCGGATCTGGTCAGGCGCGGCGTGAAGCCGTCCGGCTGCATCGTCGGCGAGCCGACCGGGATGCGCCCGATCATCGCGCACAAGGGCATCAACGCGTACCGCTGCTGCGTGCGCGGCCACGCGGCGCACTCGTCGCTGACGCCGAAGGGGCTGAACGCGATCGAGTACGCGGCGCGCCTCATCTGCCACATCCGCGACATCGCCGATCGATTCCGCGCCGAAGGCCCGTTCGACGCGCTCTACGACGTGCCGTTCTCGACCGCGCAGACGAGCACGATCCAGGGCGGCAACGCGATCAACACGGTGCCGGCCGAATGCCGTTTCGATTTCGAGTTCCGCAACCTGCCGACGCTCGATCCGGAGCAGATCTTCGCGCGCATCGAAGCCTATGCGCAGGAAACGCTGCTGCCGCAGATGCGGCGCGAGCATCCGAACGCGGCGATCGAATTCTCGAAGATCGCCGCAGCGCCCGGCCTCGACGCGACCGAGCAGGCGGCGATCACGCAACTCGTGCGCGCGCTGACCGCCGACCAGGACAAGCGCAAGGTCGCGTACGGCACCGAGGCCGGCCTGTTCGAACGCGCGGGCATCCCGAGCGTCGTATGCGGGCCCGGCTACATCGAGCAGGCGCACAAGCCGAACGAATACGTGGAGCTCGCGCAACTGGCCGAATGCGAGCAGTTCCTGCGCAAGTTCATCCGCAGCATGTCGGTCGACGCGCACTGA
- a CDS encoding threonine/serine dehydratase translates to MSTTQQGTAHTIDGEPIPTLDEIAAQHFALSPWVSRTPVFERADLPSLEGTHVNFKFELLQASGSFKARGAFTHLLALDEARRNAGVTCVSAGNHAAAVAYAAMRLGSSAKVVMFHTASPTRIAQCKQYRAEVVLAASASQAFDLVRRIEAEEGRFFIHPFNGYHTILGTATLGYEWATQTPDLDAVIVPIGGGGLAAGVSTALRLANPRVHVYGVEPEGADAMSRSFAANHTVKMAAMHTIADSLMAPHTEEYSYQLCRRHIDSVVTVSDDALRTAMLYLFSHLKVAVEPACAAATAALLGPLRETLQGKRIGVLLSGTNTDPVTLGMHLAHAKLLR, encoded by the coding sequence ATGTCGACTACACAACAGGGCACCGCCCACACGATCGACGGCGAGCCGATCCCGACGCTCGACGAAATCGCCGCGCAGCACTTCGCGCTGTCGCCATGGGTCTCGCGCACGCCGGTGTTCGAGCGCGCCGACCTGCCTTCGCTCGAAGGCACGCACGTCAACTTCAAGTTCGAACTGCTGCAGGCGAGCGGCAGCTTCAAGGCGCGCGGCGCGTTCACGCACCTGCTCGCGCTCGACGAGGCGCGCCGCAATGCCGGGGTCACCTGCGTGTCGGCCGGCAACCATGCGGCGGCGGTCGCGTATGCGGCGATGCGGCTCGGCAGCAGCGCGAAGGTCGTGATGTTCCATACCGCGAGCCCGACGCGCATCGCGCAATGCAAGCAGTACCGCGCGGAGGTCGTGCTGGCGGCGAGCGCGTCGCAGGCGTTCGATCTCGTGCGCCGGATCGAGGCCGAGGAAGGCCGCTTCTTCATCCATCCGTTCAACGGCTATCACACGATCCTCGGCACCGCGACGCTCGGCTACGAATGGGCGACGCAGACGCCCGACCTCGACGCGGTAATCGTGCCGATCGGCGGCGGCGGGCTCGCGGCCGGCGTGTCGACCGCGCTGCGGCTCGCGAATCCGCGCGTACACGTGTACGGCGTCGAGCCGGAGGGCGCGGACGCGATGAGCCGCAGCTTCGCGGCCAACCACACGGTCAAGATGGCCGCGATGCACACGATCGCCGATTCGCTGATGGCGCCGCACACCGAGGAATACAGCTACCAGCTATGCCGCCGCCACATCGACAGCGTCGTCACCGTCTCCGACGACGCGCTGCGCACGGCGATGCTGTACCTGTTCTCGCACCTGAAGGTCGCCGTCGAGCCCGCCTGCGCGGCGGCGACGGCCGCCCTGCTCGGCCCGCTGCGCGAAACGCTGCAGGGCAAGCGGATCGGCGTGCTGCTGTCTGGCACCAACACCGATCCGGTCACGCTCGGCATGCACCTCGCGCACGCGAAGCTGCTGCGCTGA
- a CDS encoding penicillin-binding protein 1A, producing the protein MPIIKRPPSSSARNEPHYTLRRSPAGAYYTDDDDRDAHREPQHDGGGGRRRSFRSRVALWFVGLFATLAVIGALIVGYALVVMAPQLPSLDALTNYQPKVPLRVYTADHVLIGEFGEERRSLVRFQEIPDVMKKAVLAIEDYRFYEHGGVDFLGILRAGVADLMHGGARQGASTITMQVARNFFLSSEKTYTRKIYEMLLAYKIEKALTKDQILELYMNQIYLGQRSYGFAAAARVYFGKDLKDITLAEAAMLAGLPKAPSAYNPVVNPKRAKVRQEYILKRMLEIGYITQTQYDQALKEEIHVRTPGNQYAVHGEYVSEMVRQMMYAQYKDETYTRGLTVTTTINAADQEAAYQAVRRGILDYERRHGYRGPEGFITLPAPGDERDEAIDDALADHPDNGDLQSAVVLSAAPNAVEVQFVGGATTTIGASGLRFVAAALGPRANATLKLKPGSIVRVLKEAKTGWQVVQLPQVEGALVAIAPQDGAIRSLVGGFDYNKSKFNHVTQAWRQPGSSFKPFVYSASLDKGLGPATIINDAPLYFPPSVPGGTAWEPKDDDQPDGPMSMRTGLQRSKNLVSIRILASIGTQYAQEYVTQRFGFDPAKTPPYLPMALGAGLVTPLQLATGYAVFANGGYKVDPYLIAEVDDAHGQPLQKAQPVIAGGTAPRTIEGRNAYVMNSLLHTVATAGTGAGTNALGRGDLQGKTGTTNDAKDGWFAGYQQSLVAVAWMGFDQPKSLGSREFGAQLALPIWVGYMRTALQGVPEQPMPMPDGLTSIDGELYYADRTPGAGFVASVDINPAANAMNANDALGSAGAAGLAPPPVTAQEKQQIMDMFESNKP; encoded by the coding sequence ATGCCAATTATCAAACGACCACCTTCTTCTTCCGCCAGGAACGAACCTCACTACACGCTGCGCCGTTCGCCTGCGGGAGCCTATTACACCGATGACGACGACCGCGATGCGCACCGCGAGCCGCAGCATGACGGCGGCGGGGGCCGCCGCCGCTCGTTCCGCTCGCGTGTCGCGCTGTGGTTCGTCGGCCTGTTCGCCACGCTTGCCGTCATCGGCGCGCTGATCGTCGGCTATGCGCTCGTCGTGATGGCGCCGCAGCTGCCGTCGCTCGATGCGCTGACGAACTACCAGCCGAAGGTGCCGCTGCGCGTCTACACGGCCGATCACGTGCTGATCGGCGAATTCGGCGAGGAGCGCCGCAGCCTCGTGCGCTTCCAGGAGATTCCCGACGTGATGAAGAAGGCGGTGCTCGCGATCGAGGATTATCGCTTCTACGAGCATGGCGGCGTCGACTTCCTCGGCATCCTGCGTGCCGGCGTCGCCGACCTGATGCACGGCGGCGCGCGCCAGGGCGCGAGCACGATCACGATGCAGGTCGCGCGCAACTTCTTCCTGTCGAGCGAGAAGACCTACACGCGCAAGATCTACGAAATGCTGCTCGCGTACAAGATCGAGAAGGCCCTGACGAAGGACCAGATCCTCGAGCTGTACATGAACCAGATCTACCTCGGCCAGCGCTCGTATGGTTTCGCCGCGGCCGCGCGCGTGTATTTCGGCAAGGACCTGAAGGACATCACGCTCGCGGAAGCCGCGATGCTGGCCGGCCTGCCGAAGGCGCCGTCCGCGTATAACCCGGTCGTCAATCCGAAGCGCGCGAAGGTGCGCCAGGAATACATCCTGAAGCGGATGCTCGAGATCGGCTACATCACGCAGACGCAGTACGACCAGGCACTCAAGGAAGAGATCCACGTGCGTACCCCGGGCAACCAGTACGCGGTGCACGGCGAGTACGTCTCCGAAATGGTGCGGCAGATGATGTACGCACAGTACAAGGACGAGACGTATACGCGCGGCCTGACGGTCACGACGACGATCAATGCGGCGGACCAGGAAGCGGCCTACCAGGCGGTGCGGCGCGGCATTCTCGATTACGAGCGCCGCCACGGCTATCGCGGGCCGGAAGGCTTCATCACGCTGCCGGCGCCCGGCGACGAACGCGACGAGGCGATCGACGACGCGCTCGCCGACCACCCGGACAACGGCGACCTGCAGTCGGCGGTGGTGCTGTCCGCCGCGCCCAACGCGGTCGAGGTGCAGTTCGTCGGCGGCGCGACGACGACGATCGGCGCGAGCGGGCTGCGCTTCGTCGCGGCGGCGCTCGGGCCGCGCGCGAACGCCACGCTGAAGCTCAAGCCGGGCTCGATCGTGCGCGTGCTGAAGGAGGCGAAGACGGGCTGGCAGGTCGTGCAACTGCCGCAGGTCGAGGGCGCGCTCGTCGCGATCGCGCCGCAGGACGGCGCGATCCGCTCGCTCGTCGGCGGCTTCGACTACAACAAGAGCAAGTTCAACCACGTGACGCAGGCGTGGCGGCAGCCGGGCTCGTCGTTCAAGCCGTTCGTCTACTCCGCGTCGCTCGACAAGGGGCTCGGACCGGCGACGATCATCAACGACGCGCCGCTGTACTTCCCGCCGAGCGTGCCGGGCGGCACCGCATGGGAGCCGAAGGACGACGACCAGCCGGACGGCCCGATGTCGATGCGCACCGGCCTGCAGCGTTCGAAGAACCTCGTGTCGATCCGCATTCTCGCGTCGATCGGCACGCAGTACGCGCAGGAGTACGTGACGCAGCGCTTCGGCTTCGATCCGGCGAAGACGCCGCCGTACCTGCCGATGGCGCTCGGCGCGGGCCTCGTGACGCCGCTGCAGCTCGCGACCGGCTACGCGGTGTTCGCGAACGGCGGCTACAAGGTCGATCCGTACCTGATCGCCGAGGTCGACGATGCGCATGGCCAGCCGCTGCAGAAGGCGCAGCCGGTGATCGCCGGCGGCACCGCGCCGCGCACGATCGAAGGCCGCAACGCGTACGTGATGAACAGCCTGCTGCACACGGTCGCGACGGCCGGCACGGGCGCGGGCACCAACGCGCTGGGCCGCGGCGACCTGCAGGGCAAGACCGGTACGACCAACGACGCGAAGGACGGCTGGTTCGCCGGCTACCAGCAGTCGCTCGTCGCGGTCGCGTGGATGGGCTTCGACCAGCCGAAGAGCCTCGGCAGCCGCGAGTTCGGCGCGCAGCTCGCGCTGCCGATCTGGGTGGGCTACATGCGCACCGCGCTGCAGGGGGTGCCCGAGCAGCCGATGCCGATGCCCGACGGGCTGACGTCGATCGACGGCGAGCTGTACTACGCGGATCGCACGCCGGGCGCCGGCTTCGTCGCGAGCGTCGACATCAACCCGGCAGCCAATGCGATGAATGCGAACGATGCGCTCGGCTCGGCCGGCGCGGCGGGCCTGGCGCCGCCGCCGGTGACCGCGCAGGAGAAGCAGCAGATCATGGACATGTTCGAGAGCAACAAGCCCTGA